One genomic window of Armatimonadota bacterium includes the following:
- the purE gene encoding 5-(carboxyamino)imidazole ribonucleotide mutase yields the protein MPGKVAIIMGSKSDSEIMKGAADMLTDFGVANETYVISAHRTPHAAIEFASKAEENGFEVIIAGAGMAAHLPGVLAAITPLPVIGVPTKSAALSGVDSLYSIVQMPTGIPVATVAIDGAKNAGILAVQILSVKYPELRDAIKKHKEKLAAAGAVKL from the coding sequence ATGCCAGGTAAAGTAGCAATTATAATGGGCAGCAAGTCCGATTCGGAGATTATGAAGGGCGCTGCCGATATGCTCACGGATTTCGGGGTGGCGAACGAGACATACGTGATCTCGGCTCACCGCACACCGCATGCAGCTATTGAGTTTGCGTCCAAGGCAGAAGAAAACGGCTTCGAGGTGATCATAGCGGGCGCAGGGATGGCTGCACACCTGCCGGGCGTGCTGGCGGCGATCACTCCCCTGCCCGTCATCGGTGTCCCGACAAAGTCCGCCGCCCTGAGCGGCGTTGACTCATTGTATTCTATAGTGCAGATGCCGACAGGAATCCCCGTCGCGACAGTCGCGATAGACGGCGCAAAAAACGCCGGAATCCTGGCTGTGCAGATATTGAGCGTAAAATATCCCGAACTGCGTGATGCAATTAAGAAGCATAAAGAGAAACTGGCGGCGGCTGGAGCGGTCAAACTATAA